The proteins below come from a single Paroceanicella profunda genomic window:
- a CDS encoding MacB family efflux pump subunit, protein MSEPLIVLEALRRSFPAGEGTLTVLKDVDLEIRAGEMVAIVGASGSGKSTLMNILGCLDRPSSGSYRISGQEMGTLETDALAALRREHFGFIFQRYHLLSELTAQGNVEIPAIYAGRPAEEREARAAALLARLGMADRAGHRPGQLSGGQQQRVSIARALMNDAKVILADEPTGALDTQSGEEVLRILEELNREGRTVIIVTHDMAVANRAQRIIEIRDGEILSDRQVEKPLPGAAAPGPASAPPAGTAARNRAAAAADRFREAFRMALLAMQAHRLRTFLTMLGIIIGIASVVCVVALGEGSRQKVLANISSLGTNTLEIFPGKDFGDLRSGRITTLVVGDATALAAQPYAAAVTPTVSTSSTARYGATEASALLNGVGAQYFEAKGLGLLEGRLFDTESVTARAQDAVIDTNTRDTLFTAPGESAIGKVILLGTAPVRVIGVVEASQGGFGGSNNLAVYLPYTTVQARFTGDSTLRSITLRVADDTAPDLAAQSVTRLLTQRHGTKDFFILNTDDIRATITSTTETLTLLIAAIALISLLVGGIGVMNIMLVSVSERVGEIGVRMAVGARQGDILQQFLIEAVLVCLIGGGLGIGLALGFGVLFDMAGTGFSLIYSGSTIAMAFLSSSLIGVAFGYLPARNASQLDPVAALSRN, encoded by the coding sequence ATGTCCGAACCGCTCATCGTGCTCGAAGCGCTGCGGCGCAGCTTCCCCGCCGGCGAGGGCACCCTCACCGTGCTGAAGGACGTCGACCTGGAAATCCGCGCCGGCGAGATGGTGGCCATCGTGGGGGCCTCCGGCTCCGGCAAATCCACGCTGATGAACATCCTCGGCTGCCTGGACCGGCCCAGCTCCGGCAGCTACCGCATTTCCGGGCAGGAGATGGGCACGCTGGAGACCGACGCGCTGGCCGCCCTGCGGCGCGAGCATTTCGGCTTCATCTTCCAGCGCTACCACCTGCTCTCCGAGCTCACGGCGCAGGGGAACGTGGAGATCCCGGCCATCTACGCCGGCCGCCCGGCGGAGGAGCGCGAGGCCCGCGCCGCCGCCCTGCTGGCGCGGCTGGGCATGGCGGACAGGGCCGGCCACCGCCCGGGACAGCTCTCGGGCGGGCAGCAGCAGCGCGTCTCCATCGCCCGCGCCCTGATGAACGACGCGAAGGTGATCCTGGCGGACGAGCCCACCGGCGCGCTCGACACCCAAAGCGGAGAGGAGGTGCTGCGCATCCTCGAGGAGCTGAACCGCGAGGGGCGCACGGTGATCATCGTCACCCATGACATGGCGGTGGCAAACCGCGCGCAGCGCATCATCGAGATCCGCGACGGCGAGATCCTCTCCGACCGCCAGGTGGAGAAGCCCCTGCCCGGCGCGGCCGCGCCCGGCCCGGCGTCCGCCCCGCCCGCGGGCACGGCGGCGCGAAACCGCGCCGCGGCGGCGGCCGACCGGTTCCGCGAGGCCTTCCGCATGGCGCTGCTGGCGATGCAGGCGCACCGGCTGCGCACCTTCCTCACCATGCTGGGCATCATCATCGGCATCGCCTCGGTGGTCTGCGTGGTGGCGCTTGGCGAGGGTTCGCGGCAGAAGGTGCTGGCGAACATCTCCAGCCTGGGCACCAACACGCTGGAGATCTTCCCCGGCAAGGATTTCGGCGACCTGCGCTCCGGCCGCATCACCACGCTGGTGGTGGGCGATGCCACCGCGCTCGCCGCCCAGCCCTATGCCGCCGCCGTCACCCCCACCGTCTCCACCTCCAGCACCGCGCGCTACGGCGCCACGGAGGCGAGTGCGCTCCTCAACGGCGTGGGGGCGCAGTATTTCGAGGCGAAGGGGCTGGGGCTGCTGGAGGGCCGGCTGTTCGACACGGAGAGCGTGACCGCCCGCGCCCAGGACGCGGTGATCGACACCAACACCCGCGACACGCTGTTCACCGCCCCTGGCGAGAGTGCCATCGGCAAGGTGATCCTGCTCGGCACGGCACCGGTGCGGGTGATCGGGGTGGTCGAGGCCAGCCAGGGCGGGTTCGGCGGGTCGAACAACCTCGCCGTCTACCTGCCCTACACCACGGTGCAGGCCCGGTTCACCGGCGACTCCACCCTGCGCAGCATCACCCTGCGCGTGGCGGATGACACGGCGCCGGATCTCGCGGCGCAATCCGTCACCCGCCTGCTCACCCAGCGGCACGGCACGAAGGATTTCTTCATCCTCAACACCGACGACATCCGCGCCACCATCACCTCCACCACCGAGACGCTGACGCTGCTCATCGCGGCCATCGCGCTCATCTCGCTGCTGGTGGGCGGCATCGGGGTGATGAACATCATGCTGGTGTCGGTGTCCGAGCGCGTGGGCGAGATCGGGGTGCGCATGGCGGTCGGCGCGCGGCAGGGCGACATTCTGCAGCAGTTCCTCATCGAGGCGGTGCTGGTTTGCCTGATCGGCGGCGGGCTGGGCATCGGGCTGGCGCTCGGCTTCGGGGTGCTGTTCGACATGGCGGGCACCGGCTTCTCGCTGATCTACTCCGGGTCGACCATCGCGATGGCCTTCCTGTCCTCCAGCCTCATCGGGGTGGCCTTCGGCTACCTGCCGGCCCGCAACGCCTCGCAGCTCGACCCGGTGGCCGCCCTCAGCCGCAACTGA
- a CDS encoding efflux RND transporter periplasmic adaptor subunit codes for MNARPTPRRRRRLVPLLLLAALLGGIGWYVKAQVFTEASPTVMSAPVTRGDLEQTVLATGILKPVKLVAVGAQVSGQITALDVRLGQEVKEGDLVAEIDSVTQENALRTAQAQLANVRAQKAEAQATLKLARSTLARQQKMVKARTGSQADLDSAEADVSTAGAQIAALEAQIEEAEVAVSTAQANLDYTRITAPMDGTVLAIVSQQGQTVNAAQSTPTIVILGQLDTMTVRAEISEADIVNVHPGQPVYFTVLGDPGTRYDATLASIEPAPESITSDSAISSSTSASSGSASSSSSAIYYNGIFDVPNPEGRLRTYMTAEVHIVLGAADDALLVPSSALSGSAAGGYSVRVLGPGGGIESRSVEVGLNNKIRAEITSGLREGERVVTSELTSASAITQGRRGPPMGL; via the coding sequence ATGAATGCACGCCCGACCCCCCGCCGCCGGCGCCGGCTGGTGCCGCTCCTGCTGCTGGCCGCCCTGCTGGGCGGCATCGGCTGGTACGTGAAGGCGCAGGTCTTCACCGAGGCGAGCCCCACGGTGATGAGCGCGCCTGTCACCCGCGGCGACCTGGAGCAGACGGTGCTGGCCACCGGCATCCTCAAGCCGGTGAAGCTGGTGGCGGTGGGCGCGCAGGTGTCCGGCCAGATCACCGCGCTGGACGTGCGCCTCGGCCAGGAGGTGAAGGAGGGCGACCTGGTGGCCGAGATCGATTCGGTGACACAGGAGAACGCCCTGCGCACGGCGCAGGCCCAGCTTGCCAATGTCCGGGCCCAGAAGGCGGAGGCGCAGGCCACGCTGAAGCTGGCGCGGAGCACCCTCGCCCGGCAGCAGAAGATGGTGAAGGCCCGCACCGGCTCGCAGGCCGACCTCGACAGCGCGGAGGCCGACGTGAGCACCGCCGGAGCACAGATCGCCGCGCTGGAGGCGCAGATCGAGGAGGCGGAGGTCGCCGTCTCCACCGCCCAGGCCAACCTCGACTACACCCGCATCACCGCGCCGATGGACGGCACCGTGCTCGCCATCGTCAGCCAGCAGGGCCAGACGGTGAACGCCGCGCAATCCACCCCGACCATCGTCATCCTCGGCCAGCTCGACACGATGACGGTGCGCGCGGAAATCTCGGAGGCCGACATCGTCAACGTGCACCCCGGCCAGCCCGTCTACTTCACCGTGCTGGGCGACCCGGGCACGCGCTATGACGCCACGCTCGCCTCCATCGAGCCTGCGCCGGAGTCCATCACCTCCGACAGCGCCATCAGCTCCTCCACCAGCGCAAGCTCCGGCAGCGCGAGCAGCAGTTCCTCGGCGATCTACTACAACGGCATCTTCGACGTGCCGAACCCGGAGGGTCGGCTGCGCACCTACATGACCGCGGAGGTGCACATCGTGCTCGGCGCGGCCGATGACGCGCTGCTGGTGCCGTCTTCGGCGCTGAGCGGCTCGGCGGCCGGCGGCTATTCCGTGCGCGTGCTCGGCCCCGGCGGCGGCATCGAGAGCCGGAGCGTGGAGGTGGGGCTCAACAACAAGATCCGCGCCGAGATCACCTCCGGGCTGCGGGAGGGAGAGCGCGTGGTCACCTCCGAGCTCACCAGCGCCAGCGCCATCACGCAAGGGCGCCGCGGCCCGCCGATGGGGCTCTGA
- a CDS encoding exopolysaccharide biosynthesis protein — MDHPTGAGQGAAAAGEAAGFPPGGVSERLSRLGEAAGADGSVRVGTVVDGMGPAGVGLLLALLGIPAMLPSPGLPVGMLFGAAISLAALQLLFGAQRLTLPAWLRRRTLPQVMVTAMSGRAARALAWVERRMRPRLGRLTGRVARRLLSLVLLALGVMILLPIPFGNQPPALAVIVFGLAFAFRDGAAVVVALALSLAAAVWTALVVVFGVQVLAWLWGALGLA, encoded by the coding sequence GTGGACCATCCCACCGGCGCAGGACAGGGCGCGGCCGCTGCCGGAGAGGCCGCCGGCTTTCCCCCCGGCGGGGTTTCCGAGCGGCTGTCGCGGCTGGGCGAGGCGGCCGGCGCCGATGGCTCCGTGCGCGTGGGCACCGTGGTCGACGGGATGGGCCCCGCCGGGGTGGGGCTGTTGCTGGCGCTGCTCGGCATCCCGGCCATGCTGCCCTCGCCGGGCCTGCCGGTGGGCATGCTGTTCGGCGCCGCGATCAGCCTCGCGGCGCTGCAACTGCTGTTCGGGGCGCAGCGGCTCACCCTGCCGGCCTGGCTGCGCCGCCGCACGCTGCCGCAGGTGATGGTGACGGCGATGTCCGGCCGGGCGGCGCGCGCGCTGGCCTGGGTGGAACGCCGGATGCGGCCGCGGCTGGGCCGGCTCACCGGGCGCGTGGCGCGGCGGCTGCTCTCGCTGGTGCTGCTGGCGCTGGGGGTGATGATCCTGCTGCCGATCCCGTTCGGTAACCAGCCCCCCGCGCTGGCGGTGATCGTCTTCGGCCTCGCCTTCGCCTTCCGTGACGGTGCGGCGGTGGTCGTGGCGCTGGCGCTCAGCCTGGCGGCGGCGGTGTGGACCGCGCTGGTGGTGGTGTTCGGCGTGCAGGTGCTGGCCTGGCTCTGGGGCGCACTGGGGCTGGCCTGA